Proteins from a genomic interval of Rhodothermus marinus:
- a CDS encoding SLBB domain-containing protein: MRQKRQRRLPLAGAVLWLVLWLLPSVVHAQEIPQPVQEEIRRRGMTVEEARREAERLGIDLSNPEQAARRARELGIPESQIQAMLRAVQQEQAPQLPRILTPGVYPVSFQDTLALDTLQALVDSLRLRRDSLRQRKAQAPSDSLPYFGYDVFENVPDAFKPNQLGPVDDQYLVGPGDELRLMVWGATEFAYDLTVDREGRIFVPSVGQFTVAGKRLDVLREELKRWLARSYAGLLEDPPTVFMDLTVARLQPVYIYALGEVKQPGGYVIASQSTVFQALYAVGGPKLSGSLRDVRVVRGGRVLARVDLYDYLLRGEGREDVRLQNNDQLFVPPRGKTVAIRGQVRRPAIYELKENEGLRELIQFAAGLKPEAFTRYVRIERIIPFEQRQDPSVVREVITVPLDGVLDGSRQVPLYDGDRVEVLSVLDVSRNGVYISGAVVHPGLYEITMQVRTIRDLIERAGGVTSDVYEGRVQLVRFKQNPAERPPSVPVTVGDPDDLALLEKMVTLDLSRILLGDPEHNLALQPGDRIRVYSELDINVPRTVTIEGKVRKPGSYALRDSMTVYDLLFLGGGLFDEEFRKEVYLERADLIRKAEHGTEEIIIPFNLAEALRNEGAGRALLQPGDRIRIYPVDVQEIREKFVTISGAVKNPGQYRWQENMTLEDLILRAGGFTEDALLDWAEVTRLPKGADPEQFEQLAVRIEVPMAEDIDDVEAVSFALDDTARALRGARTFRLQHRDRVYIRSNPAFRPQQTVTVAGEVWYPGTYTILRENETLADVLQRAGGVRPTGYLKGARLIRGGLPVVIDMERALRRDPRHNVILLPGDEIRVPPRPGTVVVRGNVRRPGLVKYVPGRRVGYYLERAGGLDEDSKVILVTQADGGTYPVYLGLKGWFQRDPVVDEGAIIEVVRKPPEEKRQVTFDIGKTLTDIASIAASTLTIIALARRL, translated from the coding sequence ATGCGTCAGAAACGTCAGCGTCGGTTACCGCTGGCCGGAGCAGTGCTCTGGCTGGTTCTGTGGCTTCTGCCTTCTGTCGTTCATGCCCAGGAGATTCCACAGCCCGTTCAGGAGGAGATACGGCGGCGGGGCATGACCGTCGAGGAGGCCCGGCGGGAAGCCGAACGCCTGGGCATCGACCTGTCGAATCCCGAGCAGGCCGCCCGGCGCGCCCGAGAGCTGGGTATTCCCGAGAGTCAGATTCAGGCCATGCTGCGCGCCGTCCAGCAGGAGCAGGCGCCACAGCTTCCCCGCATTCTCACGCCCGGCGTCTATCCGGTGAGCTTTCAGGACACGCTGGCGCTCGATACACTGCAGGCACTGGTGGACTCGCTGCGGCTGCGACGCGACTCGCTCCGACAGCGCAAGGCACAGGCTCCTTCTGATTCGCTCCCCTACTTCGGCTACGACGTTTTCGAGAACGTCCCCGATGCCTTTAAACCCAACCAGCTGGGACCGGTCGACGACCAGTACCTGGTGGGTCCCGGCGACGAACTGCGTCTGATGGTCTGGGGCGCCACGGAGTTCGCCTACGATCTGACCGTCGACCGCGAGGGCCGCATCTTCGTGCCCAGTGTCGGGCAGTTCACGGTGGCCGGCAAACGGCTCGACGTCCTGCGCGAGGAACTCAAACGCTGGCTGGCCCGCAGCTATGCCGGGTTGCTGGAGGACCCGCCCACGGTCTTCATGGACCTGACCGTCGCGCGCCTGCAACCGGTCTACATCTATGCGCTGGGCGAGGTGAAGCAGCCCGGCGGCTACGTGATCGCCAGCCAGTCGACGGTCTTTCAGGCGCTCTACGCCGTCGGGGGGCCGAAGCTCAGCGGTTCACTCCGCGACGTGCGCGTGGTGCGTGGCGGCCGGGTACTGGCTCGCGTGGACCTTTACGACTACCTGCTGCGCGGCGAGGGACGCGAGGACGTGCGTCTTCAGAACAACGACCAGCTCTTCGTGCCACCGCGCGGCAAGACGGTGGCCATCCGCGGCCAGGTGCGCCGCCCGGCTATCTACGAACTGAAGGAAAATGAAGGACTACGGGAGCTGATCCAGTTTGCGGCCGGACTCAAACCCGAGGCCTTCACCCGCTACGTCCGCATCGAGCGCATCATCCCCTTCGAGCAGCGACAGGACCCCTCGGTGGTGCGCGAGGTGATCACCGTGCCGCTCGACGGGGTGCTGGACGGCTCACGGCAGGTGCCGCTCTACGACGGGGATCGTGTCGAGGTGCTCTCGGTGCTCGACGTGAGCCGCAACGGCGTCTACATCAGCGGGGCCGTCGTGCACCCGGGCCTCTACGAAATCACCATGCAGGTACGCACGATCCGTGACCTGATCGAACGGGCCGGCGGGGTGACCAGCGACGTCTACGAAGGCCGCGTCCAGCTCGTGCGCTTCAAACAGAATCCGGCCGAGCGACCGCCTTCGGTGCCAGTTACCGTTGGTGATCCAGACGACCTGGCCCTCTTGGAAAAAATGGTCACGTTGGACCTGTCGCGTATTCTGCTGGGTGATCCTGAACACAACCTGGCGCTTCAACCCGGCGATCGTATTCGTGTCTACTCAGAGCTGGATATTAATGTACCGCGTACTGTAACAATTGAGGGTAAGGTGCGCAAACCAGGGAGTTATGCGTTACGCGACAGCATGACGGTCTATGACCTGCTCTTCCTGGGCGGGGGCCTCTTCGACGAAGAATTTCGCAAGGAGGTCTATCTGGAACGTGCCGACCTGATTCGCAAGGCCGAGCACGGCACGGAGGAGATCATCATCCCCTTCAATCTGGCCGAGGCGCTGCGTAACGAAGGGGCCGGACGGGCGCTGCTGCAGCCGGGCGACCGCATCCGCATCTATCCGGTCGACGTGCAGGAAATCCGGGAGAAGTTCGTCACGATCAGCGGTGCCGTCAAAAATCCGGGACAGTACCGCTGGCAGGAGAACATGACGCTGGAGGACCTGATCCTGAGGGCCGGCGGCTTTACGGAAGATGCGCTGCTGGACTGGGCCGAGGTGACACGTCTGCCGAAAGGGGCCGATCCGGAGCAGTTCGAGCAGCTGGCCGTGCGCATCGAGGTGCCCATGGCCGAGGATATCGACGACGTGGAGGCCGTCTCGTTCGCGCTGGACGATACGGCCCGGGCGCTGCGCGGAGCGCGGACGTTCCGGTTGCAGCACCGCGACCGCGTCTACATCCGCAGCAATCCTGCCTTCCGGCCGCAGCAGACCGTGACCGTCGCGGGCGAAGTCTGGTATCCGGGCACCTACACGATCCTGCGTGAAAACGAAACGCTGGCCGATGTGCTGCAGCGGGCCGGTGGCGTGCGGCCTACAGGCTACCTGAAAGGGGCCCGCCTGATCCGCGGCGGCCTGCCCGTGGTGATCGACATGGAGCGGGCCCTTCGGCGGGATCCCCGCCATAACGTCATCCTGCTGCCGGGCGACGAAATCCGTGTGCCGCCCAGGCCCGGCACCGTGGTGGTACGCGGCAATGTGCGGCGTCCGGGTCTGGTGAAGTATGTCCCCGGCCGACGCGTGGGCTATTACCTCGAACGGGCCGGTGGCCTGGACGAAGACTCGAAAGTCATCCTGGTCACCCAGGCCGACGGCGGTACCTATCCGGTCTATCTGGGGCTGAAGGGCTGGTTCCAGCGCGATCCGGTGGTGGACGAAGGCGCCATCATCGAAGTCGTGCGCAAACCGCCCGAAGAAAAGCGTCAGGTGACGTTCGACATCGGCAAAACGCTGACCGACATCGCCTCGATCGCCGCCAGCACGCTTACCATCATCGCGCTGGCCCGACGACTTTAG
- the thiE gene encoding thiamine phosphate synthase, whose product MGKKPIGRLHVLTDFYFQQRYGHAELARLVIAGGADTVQFRQKFGGIRHKLHEARRTAAVCKEAGVPLIIDDHIDIALAVEADGVHLGQEDFPVAEARRILGPDFIIGATATTVEQAVEAWQAGADYIGFGPVFPTASKANPASVKGIEGLRQVCEAIPIPVIAIAGITVQRVRPVLEAGAYGVAVMTAITTAPDPLAATAQFRLEIESVLRTLPETPRT is encoded by the coding sequence ATGGGCAAGAAGCCGATCGGTCGGCTGCATGTGCTCACGGACTTTTACTTCCAGCAGCGTTACGGCCATGCCGAGCTGGCCCGCCTGGTGATTGCCGGCGGGGCCGACACCGTGCAGTTTCGCCAGAAGTTCGGCGGCATCCGGCACAAGCTGCACGAGGCCCGACGCACGGCCGCCGTGTGCAAGGAAGCTGGCGTGCCGCTCATTATCGACGACCATATCGACATCGCGCTGGCCGTAGAAGCCGATGGCGTCCATCTGGGGCAGGAAGATTTTCCCGTCGCCGAAGCCCGGCGCATTCTGGGTCCGGACTTCATCATCGGCGCCACGGCTACGACGGTCGAACAGGCGGTGGAAGCCTGGCAGGCCGGCGCCGACTACATCGGCTTCGGACCGGTTTTTCCCACGGCTTCGAAGGCCAACCCGGCTTCGGTGAAGGGTATCGAAGGACTTCGGCAGGTCTGCGAGGCCATACCCATCCCCGTGATCGCCATTGCCGGCATCACCGTGCAGCGGGTGCGTCCGGTGCTGGAGGCCGGTGCCTACGGGGTGGCCGTGATGACCGCCATCACGACCGCGCCCGATCCGCTGGCGGCCACCGCCCAGTTTCGCCTGGAGATCGAATCGGTGCTGCGCACGCTCCCGGAAACGCCCCGAACATGA
- a CDS encoding phosphosulfolactate synthase, whose amino-acid sequence MLRRKSTREMERAFQFLRMNAREPKPRTRGLTEIRGPYYSVMGPNYLKDVLETMGAYIDSLKFAGGSFTLMPRRVLREIIDLCHQYDVLVSTGGFIEYVVTQGPEAVHRYIQECKELGFDIIEISTGFITIPADDWLRLIEAVQKAGLKAKPEVGIQFGAGGDTPAELLEAEGVQDPSWAIQLARRFLEAGAYMIMVESEGITENVKTWRTDVVARFINELGLEKLMFEAADPRVFAWYIKNYGPEVNLFVDHSQIVQLECLRSGIWGTQDLFGRVHTFKG is encoded by the coding sequence ATGCTACGCAGAAAATCGACCCGCGAGATGGAACGCGCTTTTCAGTTTCTCCGGATGAACGCGCGCGAGCCTAAGCCGCGCACGCGCGGGCTGACCGAAATCCGTGGCCCCTACTACTCGGTAATGGGCCCCAACTATCTGAAAGATGTGCTCGAGACGATGGGGGCCTACATCGATTCGCTCAAATTCGCGGGCGGATCGTTCACGCTCATGCCGCGTCGGGTGCTTCGGGAAATCATCGACCTCTGCCACCAGTACGATGTGCTGGTTTCCACAGGGGGCTTCATCGAATACGTGGTGACGCAGGGGCCCGAAGCCGTTCATCGCTACATCCAGGAATGCAAAGAGCTGGGCTTCGATATTATCGAAATTTCCACGGGCTTTATCACCATTCCGGCCGACGACTGGCTGCGCCTGATCGAAGCGGTGCAGAAGGCCGGGCTGAAGGCAAAGCCCGAAGTGGGCATTCAATTCGGCGCAGGGGGCGATACGCCCGCCGAGCTCCTTGAAGCCGAAGGCGTGCAGGATCCGTCCTGGGCCATCCAGCTGGCACGACGCTTCCTGGAAGCCGGCGCCTACATGATCATGGTGGAGTCGGAAGGCATCACCGAAAACGTCAAGACCTGGCGCACGGACGTTGTGGCCCGCTTCATCAACGAACTGGGGCTGGAAAAACTCATGTTCGAAGCGGCCGACCCGCGCGTATTCGCCTGGTATATCAAAAACTACGGCCCCGAGGTCAACCTGTTCGTGGACCACAGCCAGATCGTCCAGCTCGAATGCCTGCGTAGTGGCATCTGGGGCACACAGGACCTGTTTGGCCGGGTGCATACCTTCAAGGGATGA
- a CDS encoding ExbD/TolR family protein has product MASQHFKKKAETKQGIPTASLPDIIFMLLIFFMVSTVLRETTIQVRTILPRAEALTKIDQKRLLSYIYIGPHKKPDGRLGETRVQIDDALIDDLTLIRTIMYNKLLEQPKLIVSLRIDQDAKMKLVYDVQQELREANTLRINYSARPEAPSS; this is encoded by the coding sequence ATGGCTTCGCAGCACTTTAAAAAGAAGGCGGAAACCAAGCAGGGAATTCCCACCGCTTCGCTCCCGGACATTATCTTCATGCTGCTGATCTTCTTCATGGTCAGTACCGTGCTCCGGGAGACAACTATACAGGTGCGGACGATATTGCCGCGGGCCGAGGCGCTGACCAAGATAGACCAGAAGCGCCTGCTCTCCTACATTTATATCGGTCCGCACAAAAAACCCGATGGACGGTTGGGTGAAACGCGGGTCCAGATCGATGACGCGTTGATCGACGATCTCACGTTGATCCGCACGATCATGTACAACAAGCTGCTGGAGCAGCCCAAGCTGATCGTGTCGCTGCGCATCGATCAGGACGCCAAAATGAAGCTGGTTTACGACGTGCAGCAGGAGCTTCGAGAAGCCAACACGTTACGCATCAATTACTCGGCCCGGCCCGAAGCGCCCTCGTCGTGA
- a CDS encoding MotA/TolQ/ExbB proton channel family protein produces the protein MELLLSLLLMLPQASTAEEGFINVLVQRFNEGGEFMWPVLISLIIGLAIAFERIITLNLADINTRKFILQVKKALEEGGIQAAEEICAKTRGPVASVFQAGLLRADEGIEAVEKAIVSYGSIEMSFLERGLVWLSLFISLAPMFGFLGTVVGMVQAFDAIEQAGDISPSLVAGGIKVALLTTVFGLITAIILQFFYNYAVSKIDRIVVDMEEASIELIDSLVLMQAGRPLTAAEKAEASKQS, from the coding sequence ATGGAACTGCTGCTGAGCCTGCTGCTGATGCTGCCTCAGGCCTCTACTGCAGAGGAAGGGTTCATTAACGTCCTGGTCCAGCGCTTCAATGAAGGCGGCGAATTCATGTGGCCGGTCCTGATCTCGCTCATCATCGGTCTGGCCATCGCCTTCGAGCGCATCATTACGCTGAACCTGGCCGACATCAACACGCGCAAGTTCATTCTTCAGGTGAAGAAAGCGCTGGAAGAGGGCGGCATTCAGGCGGCCGAAGAGATCTGCGCCAAGACGCGCGGACCGGTGGCTTCGGTCTTCCAGGCCGGATTGCTGCGCGCTGACGAAGGCATCGAAGCCGTCGAGAAGGCGATCGTGTCCTATGGGTCGATCGAGATGAGCTTCCTGGAGCGCGGGCTGGTGTGGCTGTCGCTGTTCATCTCGCTGGCCCCGATGTTCGGCTTCCTCGGTACGGTCGTCGGTATGGTGCAGGCCTTCGACGCCATCGAACAGGCTGGTGACATTTCGCCCAGCCTGGTGGCCGGCGGTATCAAGGTGGCCCTGCTTACCACGGTCTTCGGTCTGATCACGGCCATTATCCTGCAATTCTTCTACAACTACGCGGTTTCGAAGATTGACCGCATCGTGGTGGACATGGAAGAGGCGTCGATCGAACTGATCGACTCGCTGGTGCTGATGCAGGCCGGGCGTCCGCTGACCGCGGCCGAGAAGGCAGAAGCGTCCAAGCAGTCGTAA
- a CDS encoding DHH family phosphoesterase: protein MSTRRAVLNCFRRHQRFVLTTHIKPDGDALGSQLALGRLLQKMGRDVYLINSDPPPSNLTWMPGIEQVEVFNGALAQRERIDQADVICVLDTNALDRLGDLAPAVEASRACKLLIDHHTAPEDWFDLQYVRDTVSSTGELVYELVCAVDPNLIDHELATALYVAIMTDTGSFRFNTVTPTVHRIVADLLERGGLSTEAIHSAIFDTRTPESMRLLGLALRNLQLRYDGKVAYMVLSRRMFNETGASTEDTEGFINHLLSIRGVRVALLFTEIEKGVKISFRSKGDYHVNEWARAFGGGGHRNAAGAFVEKATLDTLVDAVLAAAPRYLPQLEVAPPGDASGTLSSEDASYLSALLHQKSQASSTAS, encoded by the coding sequence ATGTCTACCCGCAGGGCCGTTCTGAACTGCTTTCGCCGGCATCAACGCTTCGTACTGACCACCCACATCAAGCCCGACGGCGATGCGCTGGGCTCGCAGCTGGCCCTGGGGCGGCTGCTGCAGAAGATGGGACGCGACGTATATCTGATCAACAGCGACCCGCCGCCGTCGAACCTGACCTGGATGCCCGGCATCGAGCAGGTAGAAGTGTTCAACGGAGCGCTGGCCCAACGCGAACGGATCGACCAGGCCGACGTCATCTGCGTGCTCGACACGAACGCGCTGGACCGACTCGGCGATCTGGCACCGGCCGTCGAGGCCAGCCGTGCCTGCAAACTGCTCATCGACCACCACACGGCCCCGGAAGACTGGTTCGACCTGCAGTACGTACGCGACACGGTCTCGTCGACCGGCGAGCTGGTCTACGAACTGGTCTGCGCCGTCGATCCGAACCTGATCGATCATGAACTGGCCACCGCGCTGTACGTGGCCATCATGACCGACACCGGCTCGTTTCGCTTCAACACGGTTACGCCCACGGTCCATCGCATTGTGGCCGATCTGCTGGAGCGGGGAGGTCTCAGCACCGAGGCCATCCACAGCGCGATTTTCGACACACGCACGCCCGAAAGCATGCGCTTGCTGGGGCTGGCCTTGCGCAACCTGCAGCTCCGCTACGACGGTAAAGTCGCCTACATGGTGCTCTCGCGCCGCATGTTCAACGAAACCGGCGCCTCTACCGAAGACACCGAGGGCTTCATCAACCACCTGCTCTCGATCCGGGGGGTGCGGGTGGCCCTGCTGTTTACCGAGATCGAAAAAGGTGTCAAAATCAGCTTTCGATCGAAAGGAGACTATCACGTGAACGAGTGGGCGCGGGCGTTCGGCGGCGGTGGGCATCGGAACGCCGCCGGGGCTTTTGTGGAAAAGGCCACACTCGATACGCTGGTCGATGCCGTGCTGGCAGCTGCTCCGCGCTACCTGCCACAGCTCGAAGTCGCACCCCCGGGTGACGCCTCGGGCACCCTTTCCTCGGAAGATGCGTCGTATCTTTCAGCACTCCTGCATCAGAAGTCGCAAGCATCCTCTACGGCGTCATGA
- a CDS encoding glycosyltransferase family 2 protein, producing the protein MQSAPSVSVIIVSWNARHLLERCLPSVVATDYPNLEIILADNGSTDGSAAWVATTFPEVRIVRHPENWAFCRGNNAAIPHARGQYVVLLNNDVEVPPEWLWPLVRRMEADPTIGAVQPKLRQYHQRTHFEYAGAAGGFLDRFGYPFTRGRIFDTVEPDEGQYDDPGPIFWATGAAIMLRREALDRVGLLDEHFVLHMEEIDLCWRLQRAGYRIELVPESVVYHLGGSSLPRHDSRKTYYNFRNSLLLLYKNLPPAAWRRTFPVRVALDVLAFLRFVLLGKWRDAAAVVRAYRDAHRMRHLYRDQRPMNGEAAVLPPYRGSIALDYFLLRRRRFRELPARRFLNPWRRA; encoded by the coding sequence ATGCAGTCGGCCCCTTCCGTTTCCGTCATCATCGTTTCGTGGAACGCGCGGCATCTACTGGAGCGGTGCCTGCCGTCGGTAGTGGCCACCGACTATCCGAATCTGGAGATCATCCTGGCCGACAACGGCTCCACGGACGGCTCGGCCGCATGGGTGGCCACCACGTTTCCGGAGGTTCGCATCGTCCGGCATCCGGAAAACTGGGCCTTCTGCCGGGGCAACAACGCGGCGATTCCACACGCCCGGGGTCAGTACGTCGTGCTGCTCAACAACGACGTGGAGGTGCCGCCTGAGTGGCTCTGGCCCCTGGTACGCCGCATGGAAGCCGACCCGACGATCGGCGCCGTACAGCCCAAGCTGCGCCAGTACCATCAGCGCACTCACTTCGAATATGCCGGAGCGGCCGGTGGCTTTCTGGACCGGTTTGGGTACCCGTTCACGCGCGGCCGCATTTTCGACACCGTCGAGCCCGACGAAGGACAGTACGACGACCCCGGCCCCATTTTCTGGGCTACCGGCGCCGCCATCATGCTCCGCCGGGAAGCACTGGACCGGGTGGGGTTGCTCGACGAGCACTTCGTGCTGCACATGGAAGAGATCGACCTGTGCTGGCGGCTCCAGCGAGCGGGTTATCGCATCGAGCTGGTGCCGGAAAGCGTCGTCTATCACCTGGGCGGCAGCTCCCTTCCCCGTCACGATTCCAGAAAAACGTACTACAACTTCCGCAACAGCCTGCTGCTACTGTACAAAAACCTGCCTCCGGCAGCGTGGCGGCGTACGTTTCCCGTCCGTGTGGCGCTCGATGTGCTGGCTTTTCTCCGTTTTGTATTGCTGGGCAAATGGAGGGATGCAGCCGCCGTCGTGCGGGCGTACCGGGATGCCCATCGCATGCGCCACCTCTACCGGGATCAGCGCCCGATGAACGGCGAAGCCGCCGTGCTTCCTCCCTATCGGGGTAGCATTGCGCTGGATTATTTCCTGCTTCGTCGGCGGCGTTTTCGGGAGTTGCCCGCGCGACGCTTTCTCAATCCATGGCGGCGGGCGTAA
- a CDS encoding DUF4293 family protein: protein MIQRIQSVYLLLAGLVLFWLGLAPEPWHLLTTAPYAWIGTVARGLAVLLAIGAVVIIFQYRRLERQRTLVVFEQVGVLLMAAAYLGGLYLSGTLNVRSESGILWDRVLWIGLPVLAYLLLWLARRGIERDIALIRSMDRLR from the coding sequence ATGATTCAGCGCATTCAGTCGGTTTATCTCTTGCTGGCCGGGTTGGTGCTGTTCTGGTTAGGACTGGCACCTGAACCCTGGCACCTGTTGACAACAGCACCGTATGCCTGGATCGGCACGGTGGCACGCGGGCTGGCCGTGCTGCTGGCGATCGGGGCGGTGGTCATCATCTTTCAATATCGCCGATTGGAGCGCCAGCGGACACTGGTGGTCTTTGAACAGGTGGGCGTGCTGCTGATGGCTGCAGCGTACCTGGGGGGGCTGTATCTGAGCGGTACGCTGAACGTGCGCTCAGAGAGCGGCATCCTGTGGGACCGTGTGCTCTGGATCGGCCTGCCCGTGCTGGCTTATCTGCTACTCTGGCTGGCGCGTCGGGGCATTGAACGTGACATTGCGTTGATCCGGTCGATGGATCGGCTGCGCTAA
- a CDS encoding ExbD/TolR family protein, with protein MAGLLKKKKRQEAEIPTASMADIAFLLLIFFLVTTTIDVDTGIGMTLPPKLEEDQEPPPVRERNMLKILVNAQGQVLIEDKLASIQQIREEVKKHITNNGVDPNYAESPQKAVVSIKTDCETSYNTYIQVLDEVWMAYFELWDAEARKLGYPNYNAYRATLGPDDENEIRKIIPAQISVAEPDC; from the coding sequence ATGGCCGGGCTGCTGAAAAAGAAAAAGCGCCAGGAGGCCGAAATTCCTACGGCTTCCATGGCCGACATTGCGTTCCTGTTGCTGATCTTCTTCCTGGTAACCACGACGATCGACGTGGATACGGGGATCGGCATGACGCTGCCGCCCAAGCTGGAAGAAGATCAAGAGCCGCCTCCGGTGCGGGAACGCAATATGCTCAAAATCCTGGTCAATGCCCAGGGGCAGGTGCTGATCGAAGACAAACTGGCTTCGATCCAGCAGATCCGCGAAGAGGTCAAAAAGCACATTACCAACAACGGCGTCGATCCGAATTACGCTGAAAGTCCGCAGAAGGCCGTCGTTTCGATCAAGACGGACTGCGAGACTTCCTACAACACCTACATCCAGGTGCTCGATGAGGTCTGGATGGCCTACTTCGAGCTCTGGGATGCCGAAGCGCGGAAACTGGGCTATCCGAACTATAATGCCTACCGGGCTACGCTGGGACCGGATGACGAGAACGAGATTCGTAAGATCATTCCGGCCCAGATCTCGGTAGCAGAACCTGATTGCTAA
- a CDS encoding DMT family transporter, with amino-acid sequence MTGRQIPFHVYPILALGLVSFSFSPILVRWASEEAPGLAIAFWRTLLAVVMLAPFAFPKLRVNRLSRREAGLTLLAGIFLGLHFVVWILSLFYTSVASASVLVCLSPVFLAALGFWWLGERLALPVVAAIGLAVVGAALIGWGDHTGLDTGPQPLLGNALALGGALLVSLYLLIGRVVRQRTSWLAYVFPLYLVAALTAFVPALLLDIPLWGYSPRFYALCALMALGPQILGHGSFNYSVKYISAAWLGLLSLLEPVGASLMAYLLFGEVPPALSVVGMVLVLVAVAFAGQYEQWAARRRLTPAAMD; translated from the coding sequence ATGACCGGCCGACAAATACCGTTTCACGTCTATCCGATTCTTGCCCTGGGGCTGGTTAGTTTTTCGTTCAGCCCGATCCTGGTGCGATGGGCCAGTGAAGAAGCCCCGGGGCTGGCAATTGCGTTCTGGCGTACGCTGCTGGCCGTCGTCATGCTGGCGCCGTTTGCTTTCCCTAAGTTACGTGTTAATCGCCTCTCACGGCGCGAGGCCGGACTGACGCTGCTGGCCGGAATTTTTCTGGGGCTGCATTTCGTCGTATGGATCTTATCGCTCTTCTATACCTCGGTGGCGAGTGCCTCGGTGCTGGTGTGTCTGAGTCCGGTCTTCCTGGCGGCACTGGGGTTCTGGTGGCTGGGGGAGCGCCTGGCCCTGCCCGTGGTAGCGGCGATCGGGCTGGCCGTCGTGGGCGCTGCGCTTATCGGCTGGGGCGATCATACCGGTCTGGACACCGGCCCGCAGCCTCTGCTGGGCAACGCGCTGGCACTTGGCGGGGCGCTGCTGGTCAGTCTGTATCTGCTCATTGGCCGGGTCGTTCGTCAGCGCACCTCCTGGCTGGCCTACGTCTTCCCACTCTATCTGGTGGCGGCATTGACGGCTTTCGTGCCGGCGCTGCTGCTGGACATCCCGCTCTGGGGCTACAGCCCGCGCTTCTATGCGCTCTGTGCGCTGATGGCGCTGGGGCCGCAGATCCTCGGACATGGCTCCTTCAACTACAGCGTGAAGTACATTTCGGCCGCCTGGCTGGGCCTGCTCTCGCTGCTGGAGCCGGTCGGGGCTTCATTGATGGCCTACCTGCTGTTCGGGGAGGTGCCGCCTGCCCTCTCGGTCGTGGGAATGGTGCTGGTACTGGTGGCCGTGGCCTTTGCCGGGCAGTACGAGCAGTGGGCAGCGCGCCGTCGGCTTACGCCCGCCGCCATGGATTGA